The region CTTTGTTCAGGTGACCAAAGGCTGATAATTTTTAGATATGAGGTGGTGTTATGGCCAAAAAAATTAATGCAATAATCAAACTGCAACTTCCCGCAGGAGCTGCGAACCCTTCACCCCCGGTGGGCCCTGCCTTGGGTCAGCATGGTGTGAATATCATGGAGTTCTGTAAGGCGTACAACGCCAAGACTCTCAATGATAAGGGTACGATCATTCCGGTTGAGATCACGGTCTTTTCCGACCGTTCTTTCACCTTTATCACCAAGACTCCTCCGGCTGCAGTGCTTTTGGTCAAGGCTGCCAAGCTGCAAAAGGGATCTGGTGAGCCCAACAAGAAAAAGGTTGGGAAGGTGAGCATGGCTCAAATCGAGGAAATTGCGAAGATCAAGATGCCCGACCTTTCGGCTTATGATCTGAATGCCGCATGCAAGACCATTATGGGCACTGCACGCAGCATGGGAATTGAAGTGGAATAAGGGAGTAAGCGAGCTATGC is a window of Desulfomicrobium macestii DNA encoding:
- the rplK gene encoding 50S ribosomal protein L11 → MAKKINAIIKLQLPAGAANPSPPVGPALGQHGVNIMEFCKAYNAKTLNDKGTIIPVEITVFSDRSFTFITKTPPAAVLLVKAAKLQKGSGEPNKKKVGKVSMAQIEEIAKIKMPDLSAYDLNAACKTIMGTARSMGIEVE